One genomic segment of Arachis duranensis cultivar V14167 chromosome 4, aradu.V14167.gnm2.J7QH, whole genome shotgun sequence includes these proteins:
- the LOC107484823 gene encoding E3 ubiquitin-protein ligase HAKAI homolog produces MLQIRLSKAPASEGSAGVKPPPVETVTVACPDHLVLADLPVAKGIGSATAASLVKTLGRRSRRQLGERVHFCVRCDFPIAIYGRLSPCEHAFCLDCARSDSMCYLCDERIQKIQTIKMMEGILICAAPHCLKSFLKKAEFESHIQDSHSNLLRPNADKEDGNESEVQSVRQSTASDARGPQRPVFSPGSNSQQHDPEDKTRRQPPRDQPPSRGNLQPKPPFFGQQNHPSDPMPSSGLGIQQSFHQQSFDMPHPTQEPSLFGDRQQSIGPETSFPEYPPMHSGPNMPTMVASNPMMNPPMPFGYPPYPQDRAQPFYGAPYDIPRQDSASDMGGDQSSLLGFPQGVPGGPNFPGNYPQPWHAGIGGVPFEQGPGGMVVDPRDAKGVLAPQPMSLPPPPPPPPHMSHMKQNYYPGDVGHEGQGYGWQHDSRDSFGGQG; encoded by the exons ATGCTTCAGATTCGGCTTAGTAAGGCTCCTGCCTCAGAAGGGTCGGCAGGGGTTAAGCCCCCACCTGTTGAGACTGTTACCGTCGCTTGCCCTGACCATCTGGTTCTTGCTGATCTACCTGTTGCAAAGGGCATTGGATCAGCTACTGCTGCTTCGCTTGTCAAGACGTTGGGCCGTAGATCACGCCGCCAGCTCGGTGAGCGGGTCCATTTCTGCGTTCGCTGTGATTTTCCAATTGCTATATATGGACGACTG AGCCCTTGTGAGCATGCATTTTGTCTCGATTGTGCTAGAAGTGATTCAATGTGCTACCT GTGTGATGAACGAATCCAAAAGATTCAGACAATCAAAATGATGGAAGGAATCCTCATATGTGCAGCTCCTCATTGTCTCAAGTCTTTCTTGAAGAAGGCTGAATTTGAGTCTCATATCCAAGACAGCCACTCTAACCTCCTTCGACCAAATGCAGATAAAGAAGATGGAAATGAGTCCGAGGTACAGAGTGTTAGGCAATCTACGGCTTCAGATGCTCGAGGTCCACAAAGGCCAGTTTTCTCTCCTGGATCAAATTCGCAGCAGCATGATCCAGAAGACAAAACACGTCGACAGCCACCAAGAGATCAACCACCTTCAAGGGGAAATCTGCAGCCAAAGCCACCATTTTTTGGTCAACAAAATCACCCTTCTGACCCCATGCCAAGCTCTGGTTTAGGGATTCAACAGAGCTTCCATCAACAAAGTTTTGACATGCCACATCCCACCCAAGAACCTTCCCTGTTTGGTGACAGGCAGCAATCAATTGGTCCAGAGACCTCATTTCCTGAGTATCCACCAATGCATTCTGGTCCCAATATGCCTACAATGGTTGCTTCAAACCCAATGATGAACCCTCCTATGCCATTTGGTTATCCCCCTTACCCACAGGATCGTGCTCAACCGTTTTATGGTGCTCCCTATGATATACCTAGGCAGGATTCGGCATCTGATATGGGTGGAGACCAGAGTTCGTTACTGGGTTTCCCACAAGGGGTCCCAGGTGGCCCAAATTTCCCTGGAAATTATCCCCAGCCCTGGCATGCAGGAATTGGTGGTGTGCCTTTTGAACAAGGACCGGGTGGTATGGTTGTGGATCCAAGGGATGCCAAAGGCGTATTGGCACCACAGCCCATGAGCCTCCCGCCGCCACCACCGCCTCCACCCCACATGTCACACATGAAGCAGAATTACTATCCTGGTGATGTTGGGCATGAAGGTCAGGGTTATGGATGGCAACATGATAGTCGTGATAGCTTTGGTGGCCAAGGCTAG